The Scleropages formosus chromosome 9, fSclFor1.1, whole genome shotgun sequence DNA segment ATTTAAAAAGTCAGAGGAATTTTTGTTACTGACCATAAACTGACATGAAACTTAGCTTTTTACAAGGAGCTCCTTGTGTCCTTCCACTCTACCGTTCCTTCAGCCAAAactaccttcttccacaacaactaCAGTTACAGTCAACGATCCTCTTCGCCATCTTTTCTTCTCTACTTTGACCTTGTCCTTCCTCCTATCTTACTACTGAAGATTTTACcttgttcaatttattttttatagagcactcttctcacgcagtgacacaaagtTAAGTCCATCATTGACAAAATCTCAGCATCCACCGACCCTAGTTATTGTGGGTCTCTTTGCAAAGCCTCATTCTCCACATTTCAACCCCAATCACTGTTCTGCTTTcatagagccaccacctgctgccttgatACTATCCCCTAACCTCTCCTACAGGCCATTTCTctacaatttatttcttttatctcCATAaccatcaactccttgctctcgtctgccttcaaaactgccctcaccTCAccactgttaaagaaacccaCTCTGGATCTagactcagtccagaactacaggccagtctccctcctcccttttctgtcaaaaactgtgCAAAGGGCAACCTGTAACCATTCTGGAGGAGGAATACAGACGGCtgatctccttgatggttattaGTCTGGGTTAAAAGttggacagctagtagtgtagtggttacagtgactgcctttagacccaaaggttgcaggtttgagcctcacctccagctgtagtatccttgaggaaggtacttaccctgaattgctccagtaaaaaaaattacccagctgcacagatgggtaaataattgtaaccttaacattgtaagttgctttggagaaaagcgtcagctaaatgaataaatgtaaatttgaataAGTGATTGGTTGTGAGGATGTCATGAAACACGACTACACAGTACCTGTAGTCCAGTGTCTTTAGTGTCTTAATGGCGTGCACGTTTATCTTGGCTTGACTTGGGAGAGTCATTGCAGTATGAGAATCTTGTTCAGTTTTGACATCTGGTTGTTCTACACatgcagcaaaaatacaaatgaaatgtcACAAAGCCTGAGTACACCATATTAGCTAGCAAGTGTTGTAATCTTGAGGAACCGGAGAAACTACTGCAGATGTTTGTGTTAATAAAAATCTTCTCTCTGCTTGAtactgtgacatttaaaaaacagaacatgcaatttcttatattttaaatgaacatgaatgtaaataaagcagtctgctaaagaaatacataaaataatttaatataaataccacattttttgttttctctcaaaaTTTAATAAACAATCTGGACTAAGCATAGGGGCAAGTAAAATAATTCTTTAGTATCATTTTACCTTGAATACGACTCCTCAGATATTTCAGAAGTTCCTGAGTCCCTTTctgaaaaggaaacagaaaaggcttccttttatgctgcagtatCATCAGATGTGCCGGGCTAATGACTTCGGTTGCGTTCAACTCACAATCAGGAGATCCCTGCGAATAGTTCTCAGGGGGTTGCCTTCCAGAGCCAGGATCTTTAGCTTGGGCATGTTGCCAAGAGCACAAGGAAGACTGATCCAAATATAGGGAGGGAGAAACAACTATCTGAACACTGCTAGCGCAATGTAGTCTGATTATATAAACCAATGAACTTAACCAATTGAACATAAACAGATCCATAAAAGCCGTACAAAACTGAGTATCAGTAGTAACTATTGAacaaactgggggaaaaaaagactctAAAGCCAATATGCTActtaaaataacaattaaaatggTAATTGTAATTAAGTGCTAGCAGAAAGCATGTACTTTTATAAAACTCCTGGGGTCCTTTGCCCAAAAATaagatacaaaaaaatacaaattacgGCCAAATAAACCTGCTGATGTTGTTATTGGCAATGTCGAGTCGCTCCAGGCTTTCAAGGAGGGTGATTTCATCAGGAAGAGTTTTCACCTTATTGTCTCTCAACTCCAGGACACTCAGAGCACTGAGGTGTTTCAGCTGCCTTGCCTCCACCATCTCAATCTGATTGTTCCCTACATGGAGCTCCTGCCACAACAATACAAcaggaggaaaaaggaaaaatgaccAAATTGTCTACAACGTACAGATTTCAAAACTTAAACTGAGAGGGCAATAGTAATTTTTTCTCACATTAGGACTTCACACTTAATATTTTTCCCATGAAGTAACTGAAAAGCAATAAACCTGTAACCCAATGATAATACAGATAAAATGCTAGCTTAATGCATGGAGCAGTCTGTGACTAAAAAGTAGTTTTCCAGGTCAGACACACCTTGAGCATTTTGCATGAGGAGAGCTCAGGAAGAAAGCACAATTTGTTGTGCCTCAAGTAGAGCTGCTCCAGAGAAGTCATCTGAGCCAGCACCGGGGGGACACTCTCGAGATGATTGCGAGTACAGTCCAGAAGTCTTAGATCTACAGGaatttaccacacacacactgatcatTCATCTTGTACAGCTTTCCATCTGCTCAAGGTTGTCACCACATGGTCACTACTGATCTTTCCTCTCCAATGTTGGCCTTTTTTCCATAAATCTGATTCCAGGTGAAGTACATACTGTAAGTACAACTTCCTTGCCTACAAGCTACACACCATCTATGTCTAAAGTGTCACATTAAGCTCCACAGTTCATTGGGATACTTCGCTAAAGCAAGTCCCTCACAGGTCCTCATCTGAAACGACACACAGTAACAATTACTTTGCATTCTAACTTGACTTTTTATCTTTGCTGTATTGTGAAGACTGCTGCATCTGAATACTAATAAGCTGAACATTTCCTAAAGACCCGCAGCTTCAGTGCGTTTCATTACACAGCGCTGTGTAGAGAAAACTCACTCTTCATGCCACTGATCCCAAGAGGAAGGCCCTTCAGCTTGTTGTGGGAAAGATTCAGTTTCACAAGGTTGCTCAGATTGCCCAGACTGTCAGGGACCTCTGTCAGCTGGTTGTCAGAGAGATCCTTCCACCcacacagtaaaacagcaggagTTAATTACAGTGTAAATTCCTCTATATCAGACGATCGCTATGTGCTTGAAGGAGAAGCTCCTTTAAACTCACTTAAAAGATTAAACACGCCATACTGCTGCCTGATCTACAACAATATTTCACCAGTGAAAGGGCTGTTTCAGCCTGTCAGGTCCACACATCACAGCAACGCACACAATTAATGTTACCGCGGTGAAGGGGAATGTGAGGCTGTGGGCGGATCTATCCGAGGACTCACAATGTCATCTAAAGCGGTGAGTTCTCCCACCCCCTGGGGGAGATGCTCCAAGAGGTTCTGTTGTAGCTGCAGGCTGCGAAGGTTCTTCAGCTCCCAGAGTTCCTCAGGCAGCTCCCTCAGCTTATTGTGGctacagaggaaacacacacacacaccacgatCCATGAGCAGGAAAGACTCTAAACGAAACACCATGCCATCATTTTCTACTGTCCTAGCAAACCTCTTCCCTTTTACCATCTACTGAACGCAAAGCGCTTTTCGTTAATGACAGGAGATGACAAGATACGACAGATATTGCCTGCGTACACATTGCAATGTAATTATAGGCATTATTACAACAATTAATTAACAAAACTAATGGAAATGAGACACATTTAATGGCAATTCTTTGACAGTAAGTGATTACATGTGATCACGTGCTTTAGTAAAGTCCACTGGAATAacggcaataaataaatacctcaAAGTGAGTTTCTGCAGGTTTTGGAGCTCTCCAATAGATTTGGGGAGGGCGGTAAGCTGATTGTCATGGACCTTCATTAAATTGAAAAGACAAACTGAAACGGATGTTCCAGAATTAAAGAcgctttcattatttttttgagTGAGAAAAGCCATGCAACATAAACGTGAAAGCGCTGATGTTACCGAGGCTGCGTGACAGCTGCGTGCGAAATACTGGTACCTACGTCCAGAACaaccagagcagccagcaaGCGAACATCTTCTGACAGAACCTCCAGCTTGTTTGAAGATAGGAGGAGCTTGGTGAGGTCTGTCTGTTCCCACCATCGGTCTGCACCTCCGAATGATAtgttctcttgtgcttcttgCGGTGTGTCTATATTCAGCCTCCACACACTCTGTGGGACTGAAAACAGGGTAACACAACGTACTACAGTAATGACAGAACCAGATGAACATGGGAGATTTGTACCCATACAAAAGGGCAGCAAGTGAGCAGAGGAGCAGCTGCCAACATATGACCTGTgctaaatccatccatccattttgtAGGctgcttagtccttctagggtcgcagtggcagtagggagaacagagcagcccagacgtccctctccctcgcaacttcctccagctcaacccaggggatccccagccgctcccaggccaattGGGAGATACAAACTCTCCAGCGGGTTCTGGGCCAAGCTCAGGGTCTCTTCCCtcttggccatgcctggtatacctccaaagggaggcacccaggggaaatccttaccagatgcccaaaccacctcagctggctcctctcagaTACGATCTGTGCTAAATGTGTTAGAATTCCTGCAGTGCTCTTCCCCACAGCAGCGTGCGGCCTAAACAGCGTTTCGTTAGCTCCATCACACCGGGGAATCCTCTAGTCCCATGAGCGACAGCAATCTATCTACTGATGCAAAACACCAAGAGTGACCAAAAAACCTGCACAGATGGTCAGTGAGTCTCTGACAGCCATCAGAACAACAGAGAACAGTGCATGATGGAAGAGAGTGCAAGTCCACCACGATAAAGCTCATACAGGTGTCCAGTACTGTCAGCTGTCAGTGTGCAGAGTACCAGCGTGATCACTGTGTGCAGCGCAGTGACAGCATTCAGTAGCAATCATGTCTGCTGCATagcggacagctggtagcctagtggtagaggtactacctttggacccaaaggttgcaggttcgatacCCACACTTTCCGTAGTACCAAGGTACTgaacctgaattactccagtaaaattacgcagcttaaaatgggtaaataattaaccGGCTTAACACTCTGTGATCACTGACTGTGTACAGCAGATTTGTTAGAATCAGAACGCATCGATTGAGCGGTACGACTGTCCGCCATCATCATGCCGCCCCTCTCACCCACCTTCTGTGAGTCCTCGGCCAGACAGGTTGAGCTGCCCGCTTTTCCTCGCTGCTTTCAGTAGCCCGTATGGAACAGGGGGCTCCTTCTCCCTGGAAAACCCACTTCTTGAGTCGATGTGAGCCCCTCTCTTAAAACGCGACATCACGtcgtcagtcagtcagtcagtgtgttttgcGCCGGCTGGGACGGGGAGTGGCAGCGAGTCGAGTGACTCAGTCAACGCCAACGgaaccagaaaaacaaaaaatattatgttTACAGACTAACTAATTCAGTGTGATGCAGCGTCCCAGACAACGTTCAGAAGTTTTCTACGTCTGCTAGTATCGAGAAGCAATAATACACGAACGGAGCCAATATCTATTCAATAAAGACAACTGACAGGTTCTTTAAACCTCGGTTCACGCGCGAATTTGACTGAAGGGGCAACCGCTCGCGGAGCCCACGGCGATCTGATGGCACGCCGCAATGTACCACGGGAAGTGAGAGATACGCATGCGCAGCACCGATCCCGCAGTCCCACATTTCCGTTTCGCTACTGGATTTAATGGCCATGTTCAGGATAACCCAGTACAGTACTCATTTATTAGTGCACTAGTTCACTGGTTTTTACTATACTAGTGGATTTTGAGGAAGCCGGTTATTCGTACATAACGTTTTTAATTTAGTCCTTATACACTCATCTGTTACTTTTAAATCTTTTTGAATTGGAtgtttaaaataccaaaaaagggaTATTGAACTGGCCATTACACACGAGACTTAACGTGGAGAGTCATTGTAACGAGTAGGTTCCAGTGCCTCGCACCACTCACAGCTGACGCCAGGACTGCGTAACAAACACGCCGTGTTATTTACAGCGCGGTAAGGTTCTGGCACttataaagtataaaaattTCAGACGGAGATAGCAACAGAAATGTTTGATAAGGCCCGAGGCGCGATGAACTTCTTATATGTGTAAATTTTTAACTGGGCAGACAGAATTAGGGATTAATTAGCGAAATGCAGCAACTCTCTCGGCAATGGTTTGAGGCTATTAATTAAGATAATATTAGTTGAGGTATATTTGCAAACATATTGGTTAATACTAAACTAGTAAAGAACATGGTCAAGGTGAAGTAGGATTACTCGTAGATCGATTATTGcgaaattaattttcagataCTCGGATTCGGTACTTCTCGAGAGATGCCCGTTACATCTTCAGATGCTCCGTATTCATCCGCGCCACTCTCCCGCCGCGCATGCGCACTTGCTCCTTCCTCAAAGCTCAATGGCGGTCGAGTGAACGCGAGCCTGTGGCCCATCGAGTCACCGCTTTTTCTTCTCTACCACATAGCCATCCACATGCGGCGCGTTCGTTGACTGTATATATCGTCACGAGGGAAATAAGTTCGACAGAGCTTTCTGCTTGttgtgtttcctttttccttttcaaccGCAAAGCAGAGCTTGGAACCGAAGATGAACTCGAACACGAACGTGATCCAGGTGACGAACGTGTCTCCCAGCACGACGTCGGAGCAGATGAGGACGCTCTTCGGCTTCCTGGGCAAAATCGAAGAGCTCAAACTCTTTCCTCCAGAGTAAGTAAAAGAGAGCAGTGGAGATTGTGGCCAAGTGAGGCGGTGTGTGAGGTGTGTTTTGTAGGCGCTCTCTTGGCGGTGCGGAGAGAGGAGGCCGTCGAGGCCTGCTGGGCCCTCCCGTCCCTCCACCCCTCCGCCGGCCGCCTCAGAGTACTCCTACGAGCCCCGCTCTAAACCTCTCGAATACGTCAACAGAACAGGGGATGTAGGATATTGTTCGcgtgaataaaattaaatacacgTCTTTTGGGGTGACGCAAAAA contains these protein-coding regions:
- the lrrc40 gene encoding leucine-rich repeat-containing protein 40, with amino-acid sequence MSRFKRGAHIDSRSGFSREKEPPVPYGLLKAARKSGQLNLSGRGLTEVPQSVWRLNIDTPQEAQENISFGGADRWWEQTDLTKLLLSSNKLEVLSEDVRLLAALVVLDVHDNQLTALPKSIGELQNLQKLTLSHNKLRELPEELWELKNLRSLQLQQNLLEHLPQGVGELTALDDIDLSDNQLTEVPDSLGNLSNLVKLNLSHNKLKGLPLGISGMKNLRLLDCTRNHLESVPPVLAQMTSLEQLYLRHNKLCFLPELSSCKMLKELHVGNNQIEMVEARQLKHLSALSVLELRDNKVKTLPDEITLLESLERLDIANNNISSLPCALGNMPKLKILALEGNPLRTIRRDLLIKGTQELLKYLRSRIQEQPDVKTEQDSHTAMTLPSQAKINVHAIKTLKTLDYSGKQEASVPDDVFDAVGSDPVSVVNFSKNELSAVPPRIIELKSTVSDINLGFNKLTSIPPDFSMLQNLAHIDFRNNLLVSLPEELEALSKLRSIILSFNRFKVFPNVLYQIRSLETILISNNQVGSVDPIKLKGLERLSTLDLQNNDIMQVPPELGNCTSLRALMLDGNPFRNPRAAIIAKGTDALLEYLRSRIPA